A region of the Anolis carolinensis isolate JA03-04 chromosome 1, rAnoCar3.1.pri, whole genome shotgun sequence genome:
CGGTTTTAAGCATCTGCAGTCCCACCAGGAACCTATCCACCATGATAGATGGATCTTAATATTTCTCTTGAGCCATTTATATTCCAAACTGGAGAAAAACAGCCACATAAATCCGTAACAGGTAAATTCCAAAAGCAAATAGTGTCTTTTGTACTGAAGGGCATGCCATGGAAGTTATGTCAAATATGCTCTGGCAGAGAACAAGAAGCAGGCAATACTCCTGCCAAAGGAAGTTCTGAGGGGGCTCACCGTGGTCACTGGCTGGCTCCATGTGTAAGTCTCTGTGTCCAAGACGTGTACGTGATCGTTCCACCCTCGAGGGAGACCTGAATTCTTGAGACAACAACAGAGGTTTCAGACCTCACTGAAAATGTTTACATTTTGCCTCACATCATAAAATTACAATAACACACGTTTAAATTCAGGACAATGGcaatttaaaacaacaagcaTTCTTAAAAATATGAACAACAGAATAAATAAGCAACTGAATAATTTCAAAGTACTctctatcaggcatgggcaaacgtgggtcttccaggtgttttggacttcaactcccagcattcctaacagcctcaggctccttccttttccccctcagccacttaagctgaaaaggaaggggcctgaggctgttaggaatgttgggagttgaagtccaaaacacctagaggacccaaTGTttgccatgcctgatctatatagAAACATATAgaacatattgaaaacatataGAAGTAGTAATGCTAACATCTCTTTCTGTGAAGAAGTTGCAGCTCTGATAACTTAcggtgcagctacactgcagaatgaatgcattttgagaccactttgactgccgttgctcaatgctatgagatcctggccAGAAAGTGGGCTCTGCACTTTCTGGCAAGGGAAACTAAAGGCctggcaaaactacaactcccaggattctataataCAGAGTCATGGCAGGCAAAgcagtgtcaaacagcattaattccatacagtatagatgcacactTTCctttaacagcaacaacaaaagggGTAAAACTTTCAATTTCACAGCACTTTGCATAACACTAtgcaataaaatttgaaaaaatgaaaaatggtctgttcctggtttgaaagtgttatttccagtttaattgtgtggtcctcacTTTGAAAGTATGCAGTTCtcctacttcagaaacttcatagtttttttttttttggctctcACAAACTAGgctaaattggttgagacttgatgatgagatattcattgaaaaactagagcaaatgtGCTGCGGGACGTCTctcccacagaaacaaagtttttacagttcaataaacttttcccatttaaaaaaaaataatagaaccaattaggaaatgacgtttataactcaggaacaaaaattgtgtttcattgtgtaatcattttttaaaaaaattcagtgtCTATTCAGATCTGATATAATTTAAACCCCTCACATTGGGCCTGGTGAGTTTGCAGATTTTCTCCCATAAGCATCTACTAAGGGATTCCAGCTACTAAGCATCTAGAAGGGATTCCAGGGTGGAAAATGCAAAGGGACTCACCCAAAACGACGTTTCATCGAACTCAAACGTGCCTATCTGCTCACCTTCCGGGTAATAGCCGTAGCCGCCAAAAAAGACAAGCCTGTCAAGACATGGAAAATATGGAAAAGTCAGCAAAAACGCAACAAGGTTAACACCCAGCAGATGATTGGCTCACAACTGAAGGTATGCATTAGGCTGTTGTTTTAACATTTAAACCTGGGATTTTAAGAAGGaaaatttagagcagtggttcgcaacctagcgtccccaaatgtttttggccttcaactcccagaaatcctaacagctggtaaactggctgggatttctgggagttgtgggccaaaacacctggggacccacaggttgagaatcacttatCTGGAATATCTGGTAGAATATTCCTGGGGGAGAAGGAATgcaggctgagtatcccttatccaaaaagaCAGGAAAAAGGAACGTTTGGGGGTTTTTCTCTCTGAATGTACTACATAGAATGACAGTTCTTCCTCCATACCCTTTATTtatcttatcttctccacccactcctcaattggattggctgattcctgtttccattctctagcgaaaacaattctagcaGTGGTCGTAATATAAGTGAAAAGttcatcttattttatttatttatttatttccatcatttcttcttgttcagtcaattgtaagtctaaatcttttttgttgaagaaaaatacaggcaagatatgaaaagaacgaattgggacgatcttcaggactatctggataatttgagaaaatgaggaTTATGAGAGaaaattttactattttttttctttagtaagaaaaaatattattgaataataagaaaatattattcaagaagatggaatggaagtcatttttatttttttattttttttttggtgtgtgggcatattttgtagattgtagacttttatctttctctctttttcttacttttctataccttggttgttctcaccctttcaatctatatatataaaagagtgatggcatcagggcagcggacaaaacaacaaaactacaggccccccaacctcgaaatttgacaacacaacccatcatccatgcctctaggttgatacaacaaaaagaaaagaaaaataaagtcctaattagagggagaggaataatagtttttatccaattactgccagttacaaggctaaactctgcccacttggtctcctagcaacctactcagcccaggggacaggcagacgtaggcctcacttaggcctcttccacagattatcagattttaactggattatatggcagtgtagactcaaggcccttccacacagctatataacccatttagaatcttatattatctgctttgaactggattatcttgactccacactgccatataatccacttcagtgtgcatactaaacataaagacagccatacaacagacattcaataccaccactacatcaacaatttctcaccaacgccacagcaacgtgtggccgggcacagctagtgtagtaTAAAATTTAatgaaattcttttttttaaaaaaagaatgacagTTCTTCCTATAACTTCTTGAAATGAAACACAAGACAGGGTGTCACGCAATCCTTTCTGGCCAGGAAACCTGGAAGAGACACGTTTTCCTCACGCACTTGTTTTTGTAAGCCCAGACGCCAAGTTTGTCTTTTGAGGAAGGAGGGACCCCCTGGCACTCCACCCGGACCCACTGCAAGACCTCGTTGTTCGACCTGGAATTCAGCATGTAGAACTGCAGGGAAGGAAAAGACACAGACGACGAGAAGGACAATCAGTGGAGAATCAAAGATGCATCTACgccaggcatgggccagcttgggccctccctccaggtgttttggacttcaactcccagcattcctaacagcctcaggccccttccttttccccctcagccgcttaagcggctgagggggaaaaggaaggggcctgaggctgttaggaatgctgggagttgaagtccaaaacacctggagggagggcctaagttggcccatgcctgatctacactgtagaatttatgtagTCTATAGAGATTTTACTTCTCCAGATTCATGTTTTCTCCGGTTCTGAGTGTTTAGCAATTGATTttgcaccaataataataataataataataataataataatagtgtagcccactttctctctctaaaaagagatccaatgaggccagcctgtgtcagtTGAAACCGTGTCAatcaaaacaacttgtttttatccacagctaggactgcattttatgaattttaatgttttacattgtaactgAGGCGGACGCTGGGGAGTTAAGAGGCATTCAGCCGAGCTCCGGTATCGTCAttgttttccttatttttatcttttaatatttttatatcattttactcCCATTCTGCTCCAGTCTATTTCAGTTATCTCCAGCTTGAGCAGTGAGCAACATTTTTTTAGAAACTCTGGCTGTTTGCTCACATTACTTGTGCTGTGTATGTTGCTTCCTACTCCTTGTTGTTCATACTTATCTTTGTTACACTGCAAACAACACCTACTGCTGAGGAGTTTCTAACTAAAACTATATAaactgaaaagaagaaagaactcCAAAACACAAAATAGAAAACTCCAAACTCTGTGAACTACAAAACCTCTGTGAacttgttttttcccctcttcctctCAAGACTTGCTCAAGACTTGCTGGTGCTTTAATTAAGGTGCTCCAAAGTTAAAGGCACTTTACCTCCATTGCAATTATGTATGTGTATGATTGCAGTTCTGtggttttatcattttagatttatgtattgtctatatacactttgctgtattttgttagccgccccgaatCACTTCGGGGAGaaggtggcggggtagaaataaagtttattattattattattattattattattgacacaaagacatagtatgacacagcaaacgagacgtatatgctggattttgtatcacaaaataataataataattttatttttataccccgccccacctccccggagggactcggagcggcttacatggggccatgcccgacataaaaatacaataacagcgataaaacagtaaaaacaattttacacatcaataagacatcaacatcagtaaaacagtcataaaaatcaatatactgcataaaatattaaaaacgggaggctaaaaacagatctgtcaaacacttcccaagtgtccaggactgtgtgatgtattttcggataatgcgcgcagatcccagtagggtggcctttggcagttgacagatcgtgattttgtcaatgtctattgtttccaaatgccggctgagatctttcagcacggcacccagtgtgccgatcaccaccgggaccacctgtactggtttctgccagagcctttgcagatcgattttgaggtcctgataacggctgagtttattattattattattattattattattattattattatttatcatcatcatcattattatccacACTAAAAACAATAGAATGCACAATTTAAACtctaaaaaacatacaaacactaaAATTAGGATTACATATTGAATCTATTAAAAACCTTTCCTAGCCACTGACCTTGTTTGTGTTGCCGTGCGCATGATGCCCCCCAAAGAGGTATAAGACTCGGTCCATGCAGACGGCACAGCTTCCCGACATGGAAGGTGGCACGTCTCCTGACGTTCTGTGTTTCGTCCTAGCAAAGAGGCAgtagaataattattattaagattTGTCTGTTAATTGTGCtatcttttgtttgtttctacagtctcatttttcttccttgtattttttgttattgttataaacCACCTTGAGGGCAGTTATGGAGGAGGTGAGGCTCAAAGGCTGTATGCAAACCATTTTCTAATTAAACACTTAACTTAAAAAAATGTATAGTAATACTTATATTACTGGAGAAAAATCAGTCAATATATAgattagaaaattaaaaaaaaaaagatttcatgcAGCTCTAAATATTACTCATTCTAATTTGAAAACCGCATTTTAAATGTTACCATGGTTTTCTGCAACAGCTCGCAGTAGAATACAAAGCACGAGCTTTTGAAATGCTACATCACAACACAAATATTACAATTAAGCGGAAAaatattattgatatgatttataTCCCATCTACTCCCAAGTCttaagactcaaggcagcttagcAACAACAGATGCATTATAAGCAAAACATATAAGCttgtattgttctgattttatatttgtgttttgagcattgaattttgccaatctttgtgagccaccctgagtccccttgggtgagaagggcggagtataaatgatgtaaataaataagtttaaaatataattaaaacattaatataatttaaaacatctgtaaaaacagtcattaaaatatcGATATTATATATAACACATCCTTAATAGCATTTGCCTTAATAGCAGTTCCAAAAGTCTGTAGTATCAGAGAAGTTTTGATCTACTACTGAAAGGATATTGCATTTGGATAGAAACAGAAAAACggttggctctccacatttgtggttctgACTTTTGCAAATTGATTATCAATTAACTAAAATGTTCTATCTGGGCAGGCTGTATCTAGTCTATTTTTTAATGTTACCTTTCCTTTTTATAAACAAGCAGCATTTACTGTAGTTTGGCACCTCAATATTTATTGTGACACAGGCCATCGTTCACAAACTCTACTACCAAATAAATTTGTCAGATTGGATCCGCTGTAACAGACCTCAAAAATTATCTTTTTTCCAAATGGTAAAAGCCTTCCTTTCCAAACCGTAGGAACTCAGTGGGCATCCTAAAACAGAATCTTTGCATTTTTACATAGGCTGACATTGAACAAGCATCACAGCATGGCTCACAAATACGAAATAGatttaacatttaataaaaaCTTAAATGAGATAGTCAAAAGATGGTTTTAAAAACAGCTTAAAACAGAGAGATGTGGCCATATGTTTTAAGAAGCTACTTTAAGTACTGTACCATCGTCCAGTTTCCATGTTATAGATCCAGATTTCATCTCTAGGCAGATAAAAGTCGTAAAAGCCCCTCACTTGCGCATtctgaaaggaggaagaagatatcccattattatatgatAAATACAAATGAGGATATGTCAAATAAAAATGATTACATATATCAAATAATTTGGGAACATCCCAGACATTTTTAAAGCGAAGAGGTCAAGTAACCCCCACCTCCAttctcttctgaagaaatcttatcGAAAAACCATGACAGGTTTGCCTCAGAGCTGTCATAAGTCAGGAACAACTTAAAGGCCAGAAAGCATGGGAAGAACCTCTTCATTTTCATGGAGGTCCTATGTTCCTAACCCCAATGAACGTTGAGGGCTGGCTGCATCACCGAAACAGATGGGGGTCCTTTCTCGCTCACCTTGTATCCCCCCCACACGAACATGCACTGCCCGTCAGTGACGGCCACGTGGCCACTCCGTTCGGCAGGGCTGCCGGTCTCCAACGGATCCAGGTTGTCTTCCGCTGGAGGTGCCTCTTCGTCCATTGGCAACTCTTCATTGTCTTCTGCCATGTCGGCGTAGGGATATCAGTCTTCCAAAGACgaagaaaaggggaggaaaaaatGTCAACCAAGATGTTCAAATAACTGAAAATCAAGCACTGTGAGGAACagcttagggcaggcatgggcaaacttgagccctccaggtgttttggacttcaaatttcacaattcctaacagccggtaggctgttaggaattgtgaaagttgaagtccaaaacacctggagggcccaagtttgcccatcatGCTTGTTCTAAGGCTATTgattcaaatattaaaatatttattaattaacaattaattaacaaatattaaaatatttattaaataaatattaaaagaggttttacattaggaagaacttcatcattaagagcagttcagcagtggaatggaCTGCTTTACAAGTCTTTAAATAGAGTTTGGATTAGATAGCCCAGGCAGTCCCTTCTATGACCCTAAAACATTTGGCTGAGAGACAAAGAATATGATTTGCTCCTCTATCCTTCTCCAGTCCATCCAGAAGCAAGTTGGACTGGCAAGTGAATTTTCTTCAGCACCGGAGAAATAGGTGAACAGGTTGGACAGGAAGGTCCTTGCGGTCACTGCTAATTCTAtgtttctgtgattctaagaaCATCCTGATGTAGAAAGTTGTTTTGCAGGAGAGGGAAAGATTCTTCATGTGCTAGAAAATGAAACTTTTCCACTCCTGAATGTGAcattctttccaatatttaaacatagctattacAGATATCTCCACTCTCAGTCTTATCTTCTTCAAGTTAAACATACCTAGCTAAAtggctcctcagagggattcatggcttccagacctttgactatTTTGGTGGCCCTACTCTAGACACTTTCCAGCCTGTTATTGTTGGAATTTATCATGAACCAATGAGGAATAGCCCTCCCAGTGTGCCTATCTTCAACAGCCCTGTTCAGGTACTGCAGGCTCAGGACACCTATGGTTTCTCTCACTGAATCTATTTGCTTGTAATGTAatctcctgctgccttctacCATACAATCATAgattcacagagttggaagagatcacatggttGTCTCTTATTATCGTGAGTCATTTCTTCTCATGGCATGTTCAAAGTAGGACAGCCTCAGTTTACTCATCTCCACCTGGCAACCCATTATTGGCATCTGCCACAGTGGAAGTTTTGGTCTGGGCACAAAGCTCTAAAAATTGCCTGACATATAACCTATTGCTTTTTATGTATCTCTGATGTCATCCTCACAAAGAGGGAAATCAGCAtcttctgcataataataataacaactttatttttgtatcccaccaccatctccccgaagggactcggagcggctaacatggggccaagcccagaagatgacaaagtgtaaacaagttaacatataaacaaaacaataaaatagcaaaacagtataaaatcaaaaacaaattcaagcacaattatacaaatacataaaacaagataaaaaattttaaaaaaacaattacagtttcaTCACCAAAGAAACGAAGAaaacaaattgggggggggggggggtcaaagcaAAGTGCGTAATAACAAGGTTATTCGGTAAAGTGCCTGGACGAGTGTCCCAATGTTTCCTAAGGTGACGTTAGGGGTAGGATTGAATAGGACAGGGAATAAAGTGCGAAATGGCAGCATGGTTGTCAAGGGGTCTGTAGTGTCTTGTTTAATTGAAAGCATGCTGAAAGAACCATGTTTTAAGTTGTTTAAGAAAAGCAGACAGTgttggggccagcctaatctcactagggagggagttccaccacagagaaggctctttTCCTCGTCCCACCAACCGAACCTGTGATAATGGCGggaacgagaggagagcctctccagaagatcgaAGAGATCGTgagggctcatagggggaaaggcggtcacgaaggtagacgGGCCTCGAACCGTGCAAGGCTATGTAGGTGATTACATGTAGTTTtaaacaattacagaccaatttctaatcttccgtttttgggcaaggtgctagaGCGGGTGgtcgcctcgcagctccaggggttcctagatgacaccgattttctagaccagtcgcagtctggcttcaggccttggcacagtactgagacggctttggtcaccttggtggatgacctccgcagggaactggacagggggagtgtgacactgctggttctcttggacatctcagcagctttcaataccatcgaccatggtatccttctgggacggctctccgggatgggcttTTGCACTGCtttgtccttcctggagggtcgttcccagatggtgaagccaggggacacctgctcggacccttgGCCTTTgatctgtggggtcccgcaaggttctattctattCAGACAGGAACATAGCAAGGTACCTTAAATTGGCCCATTGACCACTGGTCCCTCTTGCCTAGTATGCTCAATTCAGACTCACAGCAGCTGTCTAGGGTTTTTAGGCCAGTTACTCCTCTAGTCCTTTCTTTGGTCCCAGTACTAATCTGGAGCTATACTGCCCTCACGTATCCCTTCTCTTAGGCTGTCTAAGattagactgccatataatccagttttagaaACAAGAAGCTTGGTCTTGTCTGTCCACAGTTTGTTTATTAAACTCTTGGCCTGTGCCGATATGAATGACATAATAAGTTGGGTGACCAAAGTGCTCTTGTGAGAAATGCTCAAATGTAGTTTCATTTGTATGTATCCACATGGAAATAAGCtctactacagtggttctcaacttgttggtccccagatgttttggacttcaactcccagaaatcttaacagctggtaaactggctgggatttctaggagttgtaggcaaaacacctggggactcactgctctactaccctgtttccctgaaaataagacatccccggaaaataagacctagtaggggttttgctaaattgctaaatataaggcctcccccaaaagtaagacctagcaaagtctgtgtttggaagcatgtccaccaaacagaacaccagagtatgtgggattggtaaatgtacataccatagagtgttgtacatggaaataatggtacagtagagtctcacttatccaagcctcgcttatccaagcttctggataatccaagccatttttgtagtcaatgttttcaatatatcgtaatattttgctgctaaattcgtaaatacagtaattacaacattactgcgtattgaactactttttctgtcaattttgttgtataacatgatgttttggtgcttaatttgtaaaatcataacctaatttgatgtttaataggcttttccttaatctctccttattatccaagatattcgcttatccaagcttctgccggcccgtttagcttggataagtgagactctactgtaataacaagaaattcttgataggattcacagtttgtctggttatgctggtttgtgatgacaactactgtacagtatataatgttcattatttgttcaacaataaatgtgaattcttcttcatggaaaaataagacatcaactgaaaacaagacctagtgcgtctttgggagcaaaaactaatataagacactatcttattttcggggaaacacggtaggatcaATGAGGAAACTCCTATAACTCTACTTTCCTATATGTCAACTAGGTTAGTGGTTGGAATATTGGTTGGAATTCTgtgttcaaatctctgcttgaccattaaacccactgggtgatgttGGAcacatcacactctctcagcctcagaggaaggccatgggaacaaattttgccaagacaaTCCTGGAACAGGGTGGCAACAAGTCAGAAGGAACTTGAAGGCAtaaggcttaagcggctgaggggggaaaggaaggggcctgaggctgtgaggaatgctgggagttgaagtccaaaacccctcgagg
Encoded here:
- the klhdc2 gene encoding kelch domain-containing protein 2, giving the protein MAEDNEELPMDEEAPPAEDNLDPLETGSPAERSGHVAVTDGQCMFVWGGYKNAQVRGFYDFYLPRDEIWIYNMETGRWTKHRTSGDVPPSMSGSCAVCMDRVLYLFGGHHAHGNTNKFYMLNSRSNNEVLQWVRVECQGVPPSSKDKLGVWAYKNKLVFFGGYGYYPEGEQIGTFEFDETSFWNSGLPRGWNDHVHVLDTETYTWSQPVTTGKSPSPRAAHACATVGNRGYVFGGRYRESRMNDLYYLNLEKWEWHEIITQGACPLGRSWHSLTPVSSDHLFLFGGFTTDKQPLSDAWIYCISKNEWIQFEHNYSEKPRLWHTACASDEGEVIVFGGCANNLLAHQKAEHSNEILVFSLQPKSLVRLCLEAILCFKEALASSWHCLPKHLLQSLNQRFGSINTSGS